The Bacillota bacterium genome includes a region encoding these proteins:
- the gatC gene encoding Asp-tRNA(Asn)/Glu-tRNA(Gln) amidotransferase subunit GatC, with product MMKITEAEVERIAHFAQLEVTPEEIGKLAQQLSDILAFARQLKEVDTEGVTPTVSVLDLINVWREDEVLPWLDQKQALAQAKDVQDGCFRVPRIMEEE from the coding sequence ATAATGAAAATAACCGAAGCTGAGGTGGAAAGGATTGCCCACTTTGCCCAACTGGAAGTTACCCCAGAAGAGATAGGCAAACTGGCTCAGCAGCTGAGCGATATCTTGGCCTTTGCCCGCCAGCTCAAGGAGGTGGACACAGAGGGTGTCACGCCCACTGTATCGGTTTTAGATTTAATCAATGTATGGCGTGAAGATGAAGTGCTGCCGTGGTTGGACCAGAAACAAGCTTTAGCTCAGGCCAAAGATGTACAGGATGGCTGTTTTAGGGTACCTCGCATTATGGAAGAAGAGTAG
- the ligA gene encoding NAD-dependent DNA ligase LigA encodes MADQVAARIEELRRQLEYHNWRYYVLDDPVITDGEYDRMLRELQSLEAAHPEYYAADSPTQRVGGAVRSDFGTVLHRVPLFSLANAFSADELLDFDRRVRELTGLGEVEYVVELKIDGLAVSLTYEEGRFTQGATRGDGVTGEDITGNLRTVRSLPLRLRQEKQTAPTLLEVRGEVFMPKEAFVELNGRREEAGEPVFANPRNAAAGSLRQLDTKVTASRALDIFVYGIGAAGGAAISTHWEWLLALKGWGFKVNPHIKLVRGITPAVEYCLAWQEERQELPYPIDGLVIKVNDLKLQQGLGSTAKSPRWAVAYKFPAEQAETTLGEIVVTVGRTGVLTPTALFDPPVQLAGTVVSRAVLHNEDIIRARDIRIGDVVRVEKAGDIIPEVVGSVPERRTGQEQLFVMPTSCPACGAEVVKLPGEVAWRCPNVSCPARLRESLLHFGSRGAMDIDGLGPAIIDQLLENGLVRNVADLYDLSESDLIQLPRMGTKSAANLIAAIAKSKNRSLDRVLFALGIRYVGATAAKTLAEHFDDMWALLAAKREELLTVAGIGDKVATSIQDCFREERNLSTVKRLAEAGVNMARVRPRAAASGNLSGKTFVLTGTLGSLNRSQAQTAIEERGGKVTGSVSRQTDFVVVGENPGSKLERAQALGINLLTEEEFLQLLAEQQRGW; translated from the coding sequence ATGGCCGACCAGGTAGCGGCCAGAATTGAAGAGCTGCGCCGCCAGTTGGAATATCATAATTGGCGCTACTATGTTCTAGATGATCCGGTGATTACTGACGGTGAATACGACCGGATGTTGCGGGAGCTTCAGTCTTTGGAGGCGGCACACCCGGAGTATTATGCCGCTGACTCGCCCACCCAACGGGTGGGCGGGGCGGTGCGGTCGGATTTTGGTACGGTATTACATAGGGTACCGCTGTTTAGTTTGGCTAATGCTTTCAGTGCCGACGAGCTGTTGGATTTCGACCGGCGAGTGCGGGAACTCACTGGGCTCGGAGAAGTGGAATATGTGGTGGAACTCAAAATAGACGGTCTGGCAGTTTCTTTGACTTATGAAGAGGGGCGGTTTACCCAAGGAGCTACGCGAGGCGATGGGGTAACCGGAGAAGATATCACCGGCAACCTACGCACTGTCCGGTCTTTACCGTTACGGTTACGACAAGAAAAACAGACAGCTCCGACTCTGCTAGAAGTACGCGGAGAAGTCTTTATGCCCAAGGAGGCTTTTGTTGAGCTGAATGGCAGGCGCGAAGAAGCGGGAGAGCCTGTGTTTGCCAACCCACGTAACGCCGCTGCTGGATCGCTGAGGCAGCTGGATACCAAAGTGACGGCCAGCCGGGCTCTGGATATTTTTGTTTATGGGATCGGAGCCGCTGGAGGGGCAGCAATTTCCACCCACTGGGAATGGCTGCTGGCACTCAAAGGCTGGGGGTTTAAGGTGAATCCTCACATTAAGCTGGTCCGGGGCATTACCCCGGCGGTGGAATACTGTTTGGCCTGGCAAGAAGAGCGGCAGGAACTGCCCTATCCCATTGACGGCTTGGTAATTAAGGTCAATGACTTGAAGCTGCAGCAAGGGTTGGGGAGCACTGCCAAAAGCCCGCGCTGGGCGGTGGCATATAAGTTTCCGGCTGAGCAGGCGGAGACTACGCTAGGGGAAATTGTGGTGACAGTGGGTCGCACCGGGGTTCTTACCCCCACAGCCCTGTTCGATCCCCCGGTCCAATTGGCCGGGACGGTAGTAAGCCGGGCTGTGTTGCACAACGAGGATATCATTCGAGCCCGGGATATCCGGATCGGCGATGTGGTCCGAGTAGAAAAGGCCGGCGATATTATTCCGGAAGTGGTAGGTTCGGTACCGGAGCGACGCACCGGACAAGAACAACTGTTTGTGATGCCGACATCATGCCCGGCTTGTGGAGCCGAGGTGGTGAAACTGCCGGGAGAAGTTGCTTGGCGCTGTCCTAACGTCTCCTGTCCGGCTCGGTTAAGAGAGAGCTTGCTGCATTTTGGATCCCGCGGGGCTATGGATATCGACGGCCTGGGTCCGGCCATTATCGACCAACTGCTAGAAAACGGGCTGGTAAGAAACGTGGCCGATTTATACGATCTAAGCGAATCGGATTTGATCCAGCTACCGCGCATGGGGACAAAATCGGCGGCTAATCTAATCGCCGCTATTGCTAAGAGTAAAAACCGAAGTCTAGACCGAGTGCTATTTGCTTTGGGTATCCGTTATGTGGGAGCCACAGCGGCGAAAACGTTAGCTGAGCATTTTGATGATATGTGGGCCCTGCTGGCGGCCAAGAGGGAAGAATTGCTGACCGTTGCCGGCATCGGTGACAAGGTAGCAACCAGCATTCAAGATTGTTTTCGGGAAGAGCGCAATCTATCCACGGTGAAGCGGCTGGCAGAAGCTGGGGTGAATATGGCAAGAGTCCGACCACGAGCGGCTGCCAGCGGGAATTTGTCCGGAAAGACCTTTGTCCTGACGGGGACTTTGGGCTCTCTTAATAGGTCTCAGGCCCAAACGGCCATTGAAGAAAGAGGTGGTAAGGTAACAGGTAGCGTCAGTCGCCAGACTGATTTTGTAGTGGTAGGTGAAAATCCGGGTTCGAAGCTGGAGCGGGCGCAAGCCTTAGGGATAAATCTATTGACAGAAGAAGAGTTTCTACAGTTGTTAGCTGAACAGCAGAGAGGATGGTGA
- a CDS encoding UvrD-helicase domain-containing protein → MWMQDLLTGLNDRQRQAVEHGEGPLLILAGAGSGKTRVLTHRIAYLLQRGVGPGDILAITFTNKAAAEMRQRVASMVGTAVTDGIWLGTFHAICGRMLRTEIVRVGYQPNFVIYDAADQLRLIRYALKELNLDEKVYNARTVQALVSRSKNELVNPDQVQGYWLQEGSRDYSGYFLAQVAAIYAWYQQRLKENNALDFDDLLRLTVEILQTWPDALAKWQGEFRHILVDEYQDTNRVQYVLVRLLAGVHQNLFVVGDDSQSIYGFRGADIRNILEFERDFPQAQVIKLEQNYRSTQTILDAANYLVAHNSRQKEKRLWTSNGQGDRLRLFEAVSGEEEALFVARELLHLLDRGFSLKDCAVLYRTNAQSRLLEEAMLYTGLAYRMVGGVRFYERMEIKDTLAYLRLLQNSHDTLSLERVINIPRRGVGPRTLQRIIGFAQEQGMDFLTACSRAEDIPGIQQKTARELVWFAQTLQQLQELAAELSLTELISRVWAETGYRPQLEAEATIEAQGRLENLDEFLALAADFVQTSSEDKSLAAFLAAVSLYTDQDSYDAGAEAATLMTLHSAKGLEFPVVFLVGLEEGLFPHNRSLETEEGLEEERRLCYVGLTRAKKRLYLTYARRRYLYGSEQYCLPSRFLDEIPAQFMLRVDGPGQEESGKIIPFPRPQLRVQAADEAVIPTWCPGDRLEHPKFGLGTVVSMRGTSPDIIITVAFPAVGIKDLALRYAPIKKV, encoded by the coding sequence ATGTGGATGCAGGATTTGTTGACGGGGCTGAACGATAGACAGCGACAGGCGGTGGAACACGGTGAGGGACCGCTGTTGATACTGGCGGGAGCCGGAAGCGGCAAGACCCGCGTCTTGACCCACCGTATCGCTTACTTACTGCAGAGGGGCGTTGGTCCCGGCGATATACTGGCTATTACCTTTACTAATAAGGCGGCTGCCGAAATGCGACAACGGGTGGCAAGTATGGTGGGCACCGCCGTTACTGACGGTATCTGGCTAGGGACTTTTCATGCCATATGTGGTCGCATGTTAAGAACGGAGATCGTTCGGGTGGGATACCAACCGAACTTTGTTATCTACGATGCCGCTGATCAACTGCGGCTGATTCGTTATGCGTTGAAAGAGCTGAACCTAGACGAAAAAGTGTACAACGCCCGCACGGTACAAGCCCTGGTTTCGCGCTCGAAAAATGAGCTGGTGAATCCGGATCAGGTGCAGGGCTATTGGTTGCAGGAAGGTTCAAGAGATTATAGCGGCTATTTTCTCGCTCAGGTGGCAGCTATTTATGCTTGGTACCAGCAGCGGTTAAAAGAGAACAATGCCTTGGATTTCGATGATCTCTTACGGCTCACGGTGGAAATATTGCAGACTTGGCCTGATGCCTTGGCCAAGTGGCAAGGTGAGTTTCGCCACATTTTGGTGGACGAGTATCAGGATACCAATAGGGTACAGTATGTGTTGGTACGGCTTTTGGCTGGGGTCCACCAAAACCTATTTGTGGTGGGGGACGACAGCCAGTCCATCTATGGCTTTCGCGGAGCCGACATCCGCAATATTTTGGAATTTGAGCGTGATTTTCCCCAGGCCCAGGTGATTAAACTGGAACAGAACTACCGTTCTACCCAAACGATTCTGGACGCAGCCAATTATTTGGTTGCCCATAACAGCCGGCAAAAGGAAAAGCGGCTGTGGACCAGCAACGGTCAAGGCGACCGACTGCGCTTGTTCGAAGCTGTCAGCGGCGAGGAAGAAGCTTTGTTTGTAGCGCGTGAGTTGCTGCATCTACTGGACCGGGGATTTAGCCTGAAAGATTGTGCTGTTTTGTACCGTACCAACGCTCAATCAAGATTACTGGAAGAGGCAATGCTGTACACTGGTTTAGCCTACCGAATGGTGGGGGGCGTACGCTTCTATGAACGAATGGAGATCAAGGATACGCTGGCCTATCTACGGTTACTGCAGAACTCGCACGATACCCTGAGCTTGGAGCGGGTAATCAATATTCCTCGGCGCGGAGTAGGCCCGAGGACGCTTCAGCGCATTATCGGTTTCGCTCAAGAACAAGGGATGGACTTCTTGACGGCCTGCTCCAGGGCAGAGGACATACCGGGAATCCAACAGAAAACGGCCCGGGAACTGGTGTGGTTTGCTCAAACCTTACAGCAGCTACAAGAATTGGCGGCGGAGCTGTCACTGACAGAACTTATTTCTCGCGTATGGGCTGAAACCGGTTATCGTCCGCAGTTGGAAGCGGAGGCGACGATAGAAGCCCAGGGGCGGTTGGAAAACTTGGATGAGTTTTTGGCCCTGGCGGCGGATTTTGTCCAGACTAGTAGCGAGGATAAGTCTTTGGCTGCTTTTCTGGCGGCGGTGTCGTTATATACCGACCAGGATTCTTATGATGCCGGGGCCGAGGCGGCAACTCTCATGACTTTACACAGTGCTAAGGGCCTGGAGTTTCCAGTGGTGTTTTTGGTGGGCTTGGAAGAAGGGCTGTTTCCCCATAACCGATCGCTGGAGACGGAAGAAGGGCTGGAAGAGGAGCGACGACTTTGTTATGTGGGTCTTACCCGGGCCAAGAAGCGGCTATATCTAACCTATGCTCGGCGCCGGTACCTGTACGGCAGTGAGCAATATTGTCTGCCGTCGCGGTTCCTAGACGAGATACCGGCTCAGTTCATGCTTCGGGTGGACGGTCCGGGACAAGAGGAGAGTGGGAAAATCATCCCTTTCCCGCGCCCGCAACTCAGAGTCCAAGCAGCCGATGAGGCGGTAATACCCACGTGGTGTCCCGGTGATCGTCTGGAACATCCAAAGTTTGGCCTGGGTACAGTGGTATCGATGCGGGGTACCAGCCCGGACATAATAATTACCGTTGCTTTTCCGGCGGTGGGTATCAAGGATCTGGCGCTTAGATACGCCCCCATCAAGAAGGTCTAG
- a CDS encoding polysaccharide biosynthesis protein has translation MSLSRSVCSLLVAGLLCKFIGLFYRVPLSYLLGAEGIGLYQMAYPVFAVAAIVAAGGLPLAMAKHMAEHLAVGKNEAAWHLFQVGRLLLWAQGLMLGTIFYHLAPILATRVLGDPRSELALKALAPAVFLLCVEGSLRGYFQGRQQHVVLAKAQAFEQLCRVGTMLILAFLLLPYGLEYAAAGATAGAAGGALGAVILLQAHFRPELGAGSQPRLGNWYKSAQLLQHFAVPVMLGSFVMPVMQMVDAAIVPLRLQAGGVSVREATALFGQHAGMALSLVGLPTVATAALATTLVPDLAAASARGDKVMVAGRVSQALKLTVTLATPAAVGLFALAEEICQVLFGTPEAAIPLRWLAFGTVGLCLMETNSALLHALDQGRWAALAIFVGGVVNASIDYYVCALPAFNIRGAALGTGLGFTVAAFLTLGSLRKCVPGFWNPGIILFPLLASLLMVPAVRWALVFGLGQGWPLAGALFWAVGIGIVCYGLLAYSVGLFEASVFRLPPDKFL, from the coding sequence TTGTCCCTGAGTCGATCTGTCTGTTCATTGTTAGTGGCTGGATTGCTTTGCAAGTTCATCGGCCTATTTTACCGGGTGCCTCTAAGTTACTTACTAGGGGCCGAAGGGATCGGCCTCTATCAAATGGCATACCCTGTCTTTGCTGTAGCTGCTATTGTGGCTGCCGGCGGGCTGCCGTTGGCTATGGCTAAGCACATGGCCGAACATTTGGCTGTAGGCAAGAACGAGGCTGCCTGGCATCTATTTCAGGTGGGTCGGTTGCTGCTTTGGGCCCAAGGGTTAATGTTAGGCACTATCTTCTATCACTTAGCCCCCATATTGGCTACCAGAGTCTTGGGAGATCCGCGCTCGGAGTTGGCTTTGAAGGCCCTGGCTCCGGCTGTATTCTTGCTCTGTGTAGAAGGGAGCCTGCGGGGGTATTTTCAGGGGCGGCAACAGCACGTTGTGTTAGCTAAGGCCCAAGCGTTTGAACAGTTGTGCCGGGTAGGAACTATGCTGATCTTGGCTTTTCTCTTGCTTCCGTATGGCTTGGAATATGCGGCCGCCGGAGCCACCGCCGGTGCCGCCGGCGGAGCCCTGGGAGCTGTTATTTTGCTACAAGCCCACTTTAGGCCGGAGTTGGGTGCCGGCTCGCAGCCGAGGCTGGGAAACTGGTATAAGTCAGCTCAGTTGCTACAGCATTTTGCTGTACCGGTGATGCTGGGATCTTTTGTTATGCCGGTTATGCAGATGGTGGATGCCGCCATTGTGCCGTTAAGGCTCCAGGCAGGCGGCGTTTCCGTTCGTGAAGCCACGGCCCTGTTTGGGCAGCATGCCGGCATGGCCCTTTCCCTGGTGGGATTGCCTACCGTAGCCACCGCGGCGCTGGCAACGACTTTGGTTCCTGATTTAGCCGCTGCTTCGGCCCGGGGTGATAAAGTCATGGTAGCAGGTCGGGTGTCCCAAGCCTTAAAGCTGACGGTAACGTTAGCGACACCAGCAGCGGTAGGTTTGTTTGCTCTGGCCGAAGAGATTTGCCAAGTGCTATTCGGCACACCGGAGGCTGCCATTCCGCTGCGCTGGCTAGCCTTTGGCACGGTGGGGCTGTGCCTGATGGAGACCAACAGTGCTTTGCTCCATGCCTTGGATCAAGGCCGCTGGGCGGCGCTGGCCATTTTTGTCGGCGGGGTTGTCAATGCCAGTATCGACTATTACGTTTGTGCTCTACCGGCTTTTAACATTAGGGGTGCGGCTCTGGGCACCGGATTGGGCTTTACTGTCGCAGCCTTTTTGACTTTGGGTTCACTGCGAAAGTGTGTGCCTGGGTTTTGGAATCCAGGAATAATACTGTTTCCCCTGCTCGCTTCCCTGTTGATGGTTCCAGCCGTGCGGTGGGCCCTGGTTTTTGGCCTGGGTCAGGGGTGGCCGTTGGCAGGGGCACTCTTTTGGGCGGTGGGAATAGGGATAGTGTGTTACGGTTTGTTAGCATACAGCGTGGGCCTGTTTGAAGCCAGTGTTTTTCGGCTGCCGCCAGATAAATTTTTATGA
- a CDS encoding YhcN/YlaJ family sporulation lipoprotein produces the protein MKTKNPLRILCLCFVLLVVIMLAGCRAAQRKPYSTRTPAPITPSPMGTTPRTTPAPMTPTGPLPTKTKEVADLQDKLAKEAEKVPGVNKAWVVLSGGTALVGTELKSDIPRGSQGDAAGIKNEVMMRLRKADTRLTGVAVTTDAGTVSKLRKVAEGMRAGKTTTTFTRDVNDLVTKLTPGMR, from the coding sequence GTGAAAACAAAAAATCCGCTGAGGATCCTCTGTTTGTGCTTTGTTTTGTTGGTAGTTATAATGTTGGCCGGCTGCCGCGCTGCCCAGCGAAAGCCCTACTCCACCCGAACACCGGCGCCCATTACACCTTCCCCCATGGGGACAACGCCTAGGACCACGCCTGCTCCCATGACTCCCACCGGACCGCTGCCGACCAAGACTAAAGAAGTAGCAGACCTGCAGGATAAACTGGCCAAAGAAGCGGAAAAGGTTCCTGGCGTAAACAAGGCCTGGGTAGTTCTTTCCGGGGGAACGGCTCTAGTGGGAACGGAGCTCAAAAGCGATATTCCACGGGGAAGCCAAGGTGACGCCGCCGGGATAAAAAACGAAGTTATGATGCGGTTACGCAAGGCTGATACCCGCCTGACCGGGGTGGCTGTTACTACTGATGCCGGTACCGTGAGCAAATTGCGCAAAGTTGCCGAAGGAATGAGAGCCGGTAAGACGACTACTACTTTTACTCGGGATGTAAACGATTTAGTCACCAAACTAACACCAGGCATGAGATAG
- a CDS encoding aminotransferase class I/II-fold pyridoxal phosphate-dependent enzyme, whose amino-acid sequence MHARQVRAPLAEALEGYVKDKIVRFHMPGHKGSHGISPLAEQILGKRLYELDITGVEGMDDLLQPTGVIKTAERLLAEAFGAEESFFLINGTSSGLQALILTVCNSGDKIIVPRNMHKSMVAGVVLSGAKPVFLSPEVNEEFGIALGVTADQIQAAWQAYPEAKAALLINPTYYGTTCDLGALATIAHRYQRPLLVDEAHGPHFYFHPGLPPGALTLGADACAQGAHKTLCSLTQSSWLHIQGPRLDRERLQTTLAMLLSTSASYPLLASLDLARQQMVMDGRTILECTIELAEELRRGLKVVPGVAVLDQEQLGHEAALELDPTKVTVNVRRLGLTGQQVEILLRHKHGIQVELSDLYNVLLMVGPGNTKDDVTALITAFRDVVAQSRTQKTQVRGLIVPPLPYQVLTPREAFFAPAQSVPLAEAVGCISTETVTCYPPGIPILCPGEEITAEVVDYIALMIREGYRVQGPRDGGWARLRVIQN is encoded by the coding sequence ATGCACGCTAGGCAGGTGCGTGCTCCGCTAGCAGAAGCATTAGAGGGCTATGTCAAGGATAAGATCGTACGGTTCCACATGCCCGGGCACAAGGGCAGCCACGGCATTTCTCCGTTAGCCGAACAGATTTTAGGGAAGAGGTTATATGAACTGGATATCACCGGGGTGGAAGGTATGGATGATCTATTACAGCCCACAGGCGTGATCAAAACAGCGGAAAGATTGCTGGCTGAGGCATTCGGTGCAGAGGAGAGCTTTTTTCTTATCAACGGTACCTCATCGGGACTGCAAGCTTTGATCTTGACCGTATGTAACAGCGGAGACAAAATCATAGTTCCGCGCAATATGCACAAATCCATGGTGGCCGGGGTCGTTCTCAGCGGAGCCAAGCCAGTGTTTTTATCACCGGAGGTGAACGAAGAATTTGGCATTGCTCTGGGCGTAACGGCAGACCAAATACAGGCGGCCTGGCAGGCTTATCCAGAGGCCAAGGCGGCACTGCTGATCAATCCAACTTATTACGGTACTACTTGCGACTTGGGTGCGTTGGCCACGATAGCTCACCGCTATCAGCGGCCTTTGCTGGTAGATGAAGCCCATGGTCCCCACTTCTATTTTCATCCGGGGCTGCCACCGGGGGCTCTAACTTTAGGTGCCGACGCTTGTGCTCAGGGCGCGCATAAAACGCTTTGCAGCCTGACTCAAAGTTCTTGGCTGCATATCCAAGGCCCGCGGCTGGACCGCGAGCGGTTGCAGACTACGTTAGCCATGCTGCTTTCCACCAGCGCTTCTTATCCGCTGTTGGCTTCGTTAGACTTGGCCCGTCAGCAAATGGTTATGGACGGACGGACGATATTGGAGTGCACCATCGAGTTGGCCGAAGAGTTGCGTCGAGGACTCAAGGTTGTCCCTGGGGTAGCTGTACTTGACCAGGAGCAGTTGGGCCATGAGGCGGCTTTGGAATTGGATCCCACTAAGGTTACAGTGAATGTGCGCCGGTTAGGGCTCACAGGACAACAAGTGGAGATTCTGTTGCGGCACAAACATGGTATTCAAGTGGAACTGTCTGATTTGTACAATGTATTGCTGATGGTGGGCCCCGGGAACACTAAAGACGATGTTACTGCCTTGATAACAGCTTTCCGAGACGTGGTAGCCCAGTCCCGGACCCAAAAGACCCAAGTTCGAGGCCTGATTGTACCCCCGCTACCTTATCAGGTCCTGACGCCCAGGGAAGCTTTCTTTGCTCCGGCCCAAAGCGTACCGCTGGCAGAGGCGGTGGGCTGCATCAGTACCGAGACGGTAACTTGTTATCCGCCGGGAATTCCGATCCTCTGTCCAGGGGAAGAAATAACGGCTGAAGTGGTAGATTACATTGCCCTAATGATCCGGGAAGGTTATCGGGTACAAGGACCGCGGGACGGGGGCTGGGCCCGGTTACGGGTGATTCAAAATTAA
- a CDS encoding F420-0:Gamma-glutamyl ligase, whose translation MAVKIPLRTHLITENDDIVTVVDRYAGNIAQPGDLVAVAESVVAITQGRFIRQEEVKTGLWARFLCRFPQRHGSLTSAATMQLAINEAGAGRVLAAAAAGAVGRVLKKPGLFYRVAGPAVALIDDVAGTMPPYHVFIVLGPKKADQVAQAIADRLGVDAVVMDANDLGKADVVGASSGVPRRYIPMLFADNPAGNYEQQTPLTVIKNYRTELRGWA comes from the coding sequence ATGGCGGTCAAGATCCCTCTGCGTACGCACCTGATCACGGAAAACGATGATATAGTGACTGTGGTGGATCGTTATGCCGGCAATATTGCCCAGCCGGGAGATTTGGTGGCGGTGGCTGAAAGCGTGGTTGCCATTACCCAAGGGCGGTTTATCCGTCAGGAAGAGGTCAAGACGGGACTTTGGGCTCGTTTTCTTTGCCGCTTTCCTCAGCGTCACGGCAGTTTAACCTCTGCGGCAACGATGCAGTTGGCCATAAACGAAGCGGGTGCCGGCCGAGTGCTAGCAGCAGCTGCCGCCGGTGCTGTGGGCAGGGTGCTGAAAAAGCCAGGGTTGTTCTACCGGGTGGCTGGACCAGCAGTGGCTTTGATCGATGATGTGGCCGGAACCATGCCGCCGTATCACGTGTTTATTGTTCTGGGACCGAAGAAAGCGGATCAGGTGGCTCAAGCTATTGCTGACCGTCTCGGGGTAGATGCAGTGGTAATGGATGCTAATGATTTAGGTAAAGCAGATGTGGTGGGGGCTTCTTCCGGTGTACCCCGCCGCTACATCCCAATGTTGTTCGCTGATAACCCGGCCGGGAATTACGAACAGCAGACACCTTTAACGGTAATCAAAAACTACCGCACGGAACTAAGGGGGTGGGCCTGA
- a CDS encoding N-acetylmuramoyl-L-alanine amidase, translating into MVLPALLVNLRTHHAQAGDTTLSAGSVIGIDFWGEPSFSVDEDGPSIVFTFTPAALNMPSGEFPVTDSLVKSVTVGEQAPTAVIITIERYFPGPWQLDQDLRGPCRYNVYIDPAPLFPLFTDKVVLLDPWIRPHVFSPTNLPEKVPTYDIARRLAHLLAGVQAKPHFSIFSPTFPALSPTAVRNGHPCHAVLSLATLYHPACPRSGFGVLTVPASAPSQRLVNVLKQELQLKLPLPFISEGPTSCRLLREIPAPVAVVQVGCISHRIDEGLLRDIDYKQKVAQGIFNALRRFFSQK; encoded by the coding sequence ATGGTTTTACCGGCTCTATTGGTAAATCTGCGTACCCATCATGCTCAGGCCGGCGATACCACCCTATCTGCCGGCTCCGTTATCGGCATTGACTTCTGGGGTGAACCCTCCTTTTCGGTTGATGAAGACGGCCCCAGCATTGTATTTACGTTCACCCCCGCAGCCTTAAATATGCCCAGTGGTGAGTTCCCTGTCACCGATAGCCTGGTCAAAAGTGTTACTGTAGGCGAGCAAGCACCTACCGCTGTGATAATTACCATCGAGCGCTATTTTCCCGGCCCTTGGCAGCTGGACCAAGATTTGCGGGGTCCTTGCCGGTATAACGTCTATATTGATCCTGCACCGCTGTTCCCCTTGTTTACCGATAAAGTTGTTTTGCTGGATCCTTGGATTCGCCCCCACGTTTTCAGCCCCACGAATCTACCGGAAAAAGTCCCTACCTATGATATTGCCCGCAGGCTGGCCCACTTGTTAGCCGGCGTTCAGGCTAAGCCCCACTTTAGTATTTTCTCACCTACTTTTCCTGCTCTTTCACCCACGGCTGTCCGAAACGGTCATCCGTGTCATGCCGTACTCTCTCTGGCCACTCTTTATCATCCGGCCTGTCCACGTTCCGGTTTCGGAGTCTTAACTGTCCCGGCATCTGCTCCCAGCCAACGCCTGGTCAATGTCTTGAAACAAGAATTGCAACTGAAGCTCCCGTTACCTTTCATCTCTGAGGGACCCACGTCTTGTCGTCTCTTGAGGGAAATACCGGCTCCGGTAGCTGTAGTTCAAGTAGGGTGCATATCTCATCGCATTGACGAGGGGTTGTTGCGAGATATCGACTACAAACAAAAAGTCGCGCAAGGGATATTTAACGCCTTGCGCCGCTTCTTTAGCCAAAAATAG